A window from Triticum aestivum cultivar Chinese Spring chromosome 6D, IWGSC CS RefSeq v2.1, whole genome shotgun sequence encodes these proteins:
- the LOC123144774 gene encoding ATP synthase subunit alpha, chloroplastic encodes MIPIGRGQREFIIGDRQTGKTAVATDTILNQKGQGVICVYVAIGQRASSVAQVVTTFHEEGAMEYTIVVAEMADSPATLQYLAPYTGAALAEYFMYRERHTLIIYDDLSKQAQAYRQMSLLLRRPPGREAYPGDVFYLHSRLLERAAKLNSLLGEGSMTALPIVETQSGDVSAYIPTNVISITDGQIFLSADLFHARIRPAINVGISVSRVGSAAQIKAMKQVAGKSRLELAQFAE; translated from the exons ATGATCCCTATAGGGCGCGGTCAGCGAGAGTTCATTATTGGGGACAGACAGACTGGCAAAACAGCAGTAGCCACAGATACAATTCTCAATCAAAAAGGGCAAGGTGTAATATGTGTTTATGTAGCTATCGGTCAAAGAGCATCCTCCGTAGCTCAAGTAGTAACTACTTTCCATGAG GAGGGGGCCATGGAATACACTATTGTAGTAGCTGAAATGGCGGATTCACCTGCTACATTACAATACCTCGCTCCTTATACGGGAGCAGCCCTGGCTGAGTATTTTATGTACCGCGAACGGCATACTTTAATAATTTATGATGATCTCTCCAAACAGGCACAAGCTTATCGCCAAATGTCCCTTCTATTAAGAAGACCTCCCGGCCGTGAGGCTTATCCAGGGGATGTTTTTTATTTGCATTCACGCCTTTTAGAAAGAGCCGCTAAATTAAATTCTCTTTTAGGCGAAGGAAGTATGACCGCTTTACCAATAGTTGAGACTCAATCTGGAGACGTTTCCGCCTATATTCCTACTAATGTAATCTCCATTACAGATGGACAAATATTCTTATCTGCGGATCTATTCCATGCCAGAATTCGACCCGCTATTAATGTGGGTATTTCTGTTTCCAGAGTAGGATCCGCGGCTCAAATTAAAGCCATGAAACAAGTAGCTGGCAAATCTAGATTGGAACTAGCTCAATTCGCAGAGTGA